A DNA window from Mastomys coucha isolate ucsf_1 unplaced genomic scaffold, UCSF_Mcou_1 pScaffold21, whole genome shotgun sequence contains the following coding sequences:
- the Fam89b gene encoding leucine repeat adapter protein 25, with translation MGFGLQGHRRVKRGPTHAEGVEHRRSRRILGRNKARPAGGGWALRRPSHTELVLWVAVRRRRRRGAGGIAVRAGLAMNGLPSTEAPGGAGCALAGLPPLPRGLSGLLNASGGSWRELERVYSQRSRIHDELSRAARAPDGPRHAAGSANSSSAAGPRRPVNLDSALAALRKEMVGLRQLDMSLLCQLWGLYESIQDYKHLCQDLSLCQDLSSSLHSDSSYPPDAGLSDDDEPPDASLPPDPPPLTVPQTHNARDQWLQDAFQISL, from the exons ATGGGTTTTGGGCTCCAGGGTCATCGCCGCGTTAAGAGAGGCCCCACCCATGCAGAGGGGGTGGAGCATAGGCGGAGTCGGAGGATCCTGGGACGGAACAAAGCACGACCTGCGGGCGGCGGCTGGGCTCTCCGGAGGCCGAGCCACACGGAGCTAGTCCTCTGGGTAGCAGTCCGCCGAAGACGTAGGAGGGGTGCAGGCGGCATCGCGGTCCGTGCTGGCCTGGCTATGAACGGGCTGCCCTCAACTGAGGCGCCGGGTGGCGCGGGCTGCGCTCTGGCCGGGCTCCCGCCGCTACCGCGCGGCCTCAGCGGCCTCCTTAACGCTAGTGGGGGCTCGTGGAGGGAGCTGGAGCGTGTCTACAGCCAACGGAGCCGCATCCACGACGAACTGAGTCGTGCCGCCCGCGCTCCGGATGGTCCTCGCCACGCCGCGGGATCTGCCAACTCAAGCTCTGCAGCGGGCCCGCGCCGCCCGGTTAACCTCGACTCTGCACTAGCCGCGCTGCGCAAGGAGATG GTGGGGCTACGACAGCTGGATATGTCCCTGCTGTGCCAGCTGTGGGGCCTGTATGAGTCGATCCAGGactacaaacatctgtgccaagacCTGAGCTTGTGCCAGGACCTGTCATCCTCTCTGCACTCGGACAGCTCCTACCCACCTGATGCCGGCCTGTCTGATGATGATGAGCCTCCTGATGCCAGCCTGCCCCCAGACCCTCCACCCCTCACCGTGCCCCAGACTCACAATGCCCGTGACCAGTGGTTGCAGGATGCCTTCCAAATCAGCCTTTGA
- the Znrd2 gene encoding protein ZNRD2, with product MALNGADVDDFTWEPPTEAETKVLQARRERQDRISRLMGDYLLRGYRMLGDTCADCGTILLQDKQRKIYCVACQELDSDVDKDNPALNAQAALSQAREHQLASTTEPASSSRPPSQPPVPRPEHCEGAAAGLKAAQGPPLPAAPPNTDVVATTQTALLQKLTWASVELGSSTSLETSIQLCGLIRACAEALGSLKQLEH from the exons ATGGCCTTGAACGGTGCAG ATGTCGATGATTTCACCTGGGAGCCTCCGACTGAAGCTGAGACGAAGGTGCTGCAGGCGCGACGGGAGCGGCAGGATCGCATCTCTCGTCTCATGGGCGACTACCTGCTCCGTGGTTACCGCATGCTAGGCGACACGTGCGCGGACTGCGGG ACGATCCTCCTGCAAGATAAACAGCGGAAAATCTACTGCGTGGCTTGTCAGGAGCTCGACTCAGACGTAGATAAAGATAATCCGG ctCTGAATGCACAGGCAGCTCTCTCTCAAGCTCGGGAACACCAGCTGGCCTCAACTACAGAGCCTGCCTCAAGCTCTCGGCCTCCATCCCAGCCACCAGTACCCCGTCCAGAGCACTGTGAGGGAGCTGCAGCCGGGCTCAAGGCAGCCCAGGggcctcctcttcctgctgcgCCACCAAATACAGATGTGGTGGCTACCACACAGACAGCCCTCCTGCAGAAGCTAACCTGGGCATCGGTTGAGCTAGGCTCTAGCACCTCCTTGGAGACTAGTATCCAGCTTTGTGGGCTTATCCGGGCTTGTGCTGAGGCCCTGGGCAGCCTGAAGCAGCTGGAGCACTGA